A portion of the Bacillus thuringiensis genome contains these proteins:
- a CDS encoding MBL fold metallo-hydrolase, translating into MGLHFSVLASGSTGNMLYVGTDEKKLLVDAGLSGKATEALFKQAELNINDVSGILVTHEHSDHIKGLGVLARKYDLPIYANEKTWNAMEHLIGNIPTEQKFIFSVGDVKTFGDIEVESFGVSHDAAEPMFYAFHNNNRKLALITDTGYVSDRMKGVIKGANAFVFESNHDVEMLRMGRYPWSIKRRILSDVGHVCNEDAALAMADVITDETKHIYLAHLSLDNNMKELARMSVSQVLEEKGFGVGESFEIHDTDPKMPTKIQYV; encoded by the coding sequence ATGGGGTTGCATTTTAGCGTACTTGCAAGTGGAAGTACAGGAAATATGCTATACGTAGGAACCGATGAAAAAAAATTACTAGTCGATGCAGGTTTAAGTGGTAAAGCGACAGAGGCTTTATTTAAACAAGCAGAACTGAATATAAATGATGTATCAGGTATTCTTGTAACACATGAGCATAGTGATCATATTAAAGGGTTAGGTGTATTGGCGCGAAAATATGATTTACCCATTTATGCGAATGAGAAAACATGGAATGCAATGGAACATTTAATAGGAAATATCCCAACTGAGCAAAAATTCATTTTCTCAGTTGGGGATGTGAAAACATTTGGTGATATTGAAGTCGAATCATTTGGAGTTTCTCATGATGCGGCAGAACCGATGTTTTATGCTTTCCATAATAATAATAGGAAATTAGCGCTTATTACAGATACGGGATACGTAAGCGACCGTATGAAGGGCGTTATTAAGGGAGCTAATGCTTTCGTATTTGAAAGTAATCATGATGTGGAAATGCTTCGTATGGGACGTTACCCATGGAGCATTAAACGACGTATTTTAAGCGACGTTGGACATGTTTGTAATGAGGATGCTGCATTAGCAATGGCAGATGTAATTACAGATGAGACAAAGCATATTTATTTAGCCCATTTAAGCTTAGATAATAACATGAAAGAACTAGCCCGTATGTCAGTATCACAAGTACTAGAGGAAAAAGGATTTGGAGTGGGTGAATCCTTTGAAATTCACGATACAGATCCAAAAATGCCTACAAAAATTCAATACGTATAA
- a CDS encoding two-component system regulatory protein YycI, with the protein MDWDRIKTIFIVTFFVLDLFLIFQFIQKQDSNQLELIAETKIDQELKANKITIGNIPKEPKKESFIRAENKAFKEDDIQSLKNQTAHIQNMYKIESKLKEPFLNTKSLSKDKYNEFLKNYVLDGQKYEFGAVKDSKIYFFQKYKDKPIFYNNQAMIVVELNEKNELVSYTQTMLTDLKEMGEGEKTKEQEIITAQTALENLYLKNKIHGNTHVKEAQIGYATLTASTSNNQVLAPTWNLKTEQKQDFFVNAIEGQVMELGEKENQVVDEHTGVRNNGVAF; encoded by the coding sequence ATGGATTGGGATCGAATTAAAACCATATTTATTGTGACCTTTTTTGTTTTGGACCTCTTTCTCATTTTTCAATTCATTCAAAAGCAAGATAGTAATCAATTGGAGCTTATTGCAGAAACAAAGATAGATCAAGAATTAAAAGCAAACAAAATTACTATAGGGAATATCCCTAAGGAACCGAAAAAAGAGTCATTTATTAGAGCGGAAAATAAAGCCTTTAAAGAAGATGATATACAATCTTTGAAAAATCAAACGGCGCATATACAAAATATGTACAAGATAGAAAGTAAGCTAAAAGAGCCTTTTTTAAATACGAAATCATTATCAAAAGATAAGTATAATGAATTTTTGAAGAACTATGTATTGGATGGACAAAAGTATGAATTTGGAGCGGTGAAAGACTCTAAAATTTATTTCTTCCAAAAATATAAAGATAAGCCTATTTTCTATAATAATCAGGCGATGATTGTTGTGGAATTAAATGAAAAAAATGAACTTGTTTCATATACGCAGACAATGCTAACTGATTTAAAAGAAATGGGCGAAGGTGAAAAAACGAAAGAGCAAGAAATTATTACGGCTCAAACAGCTTTAGAAAATTTATATTTAAAAAATAAAATTCATGGAAATACACATGTTAAAGAAGCGCAAATTGGTTATGCCACTCTTACCGCATCTACTTCTAATAACCAAGTACTTGCTCCAACATGGAATTTAAAAACGGAGCAGAAGCAGGACTTCTTTGTGAATGCAATTGAAGGACAAGTTATGGAATTAGGGGAAAAGGAAAATCAAGTGGTTGATGAACATACTGGAGTGAGAAATAATGGGGTTGCATTTTAG
- a CDS encoding YycH family regulatory protein → MSMENFKTIVLINLVVISLFLTFNLWTYVPDSTSMQNAKFVQGNEGTNQTKISDVVRPTSIIVHKDKNHYGSRREADIESIYKPLEVGELHEFREISITKGDFLSYVHGEGKIELVFPTDIPFDAVKSMFNMEEKSTDKPKHFNRILLDPSRSKDQEIKINFVSDGDNFKIYEAKLSGVYLKDIVNAQNQFIVSAKPYFDYQINDMKKLFLPDGTTELNNITYISSNLAVDTFKNALFSDPRYLSPITEISKETFTDGIRSMEIENDRHMLNYKNSSVLTEKTIDNLMLLQKSFEFVSGHSGSLDSYRLDYMNKGETVFRLHEDGYSVFNTDGLAELRQKWGSEEVMEYERPLLSLNTKGIEQKVTLPSGHVVIASLENNPEIKKQVIKDIGIGYKLSLDGQVVRLQPIWYVKLVEGETGKQKIYEWSEGGLNGLGSN, encoded by the coding sequence ATGAGTATGGAAAACTTTAAAACAATAGTTTTAATTAACCTAGTTGTAATTAGTCTATTTCTTACTTTTAACCTATGGACGTATGTGCCAGATTCTACATCCATGCAGAATGCGAAATTTGTACAAGGGAATGAAGGAACGAATCAAACTAAAATTTCCGATGTTGTCCGTCCTACTTCTATCATCGTGCATAAAGATAAAAATCATTATGGGAGCAGAAGAGAGGCAGATATAGAATCAATCTATAAGCCCTTGGAAGTAGGGGAACTACATGAGTTTAGAGAGATATCAATCACTAAGGGGGATTTCCTTTCCTATGTGCATGGTGAAGGGAAAATTGAACTTGTTTTCCCTACCGATATCCCATTTGATGCAGTTAAATCCATGTTTAACATGGAAGAGAAAAGTACAGATAAGCCTAAACATTTTAATCGTATTCTCCTTGATCCTTCTAGGAGTAAGGATCAAGAAATTAAAATTAACTTTGTTTCTGATGGTGATAACTTTAAAATATATGAGGCAAAATTAAGTGGTGTGTATTTAAAAGATATTGTAAATGCTCAAAATCAATTTATAGTATCAGCAAAGCCCTATTTTGATTATCAAATCAATGATATGAAAAAGTTATTTTTACCAGATGGAACGACAGAGTTAAACAATATAACATATATTTCATCTAATTTAGCAGTTGATACGTTTAAGAATGCTCTGTTTAGTGATCCTCGTTATTTAAGTCCGATTACTGAGATATCGAAAGAAACATTTACAGATGGTATTAGATCCATGGAAATTGAAAACGATCGTCACATGCTAAATTATAAAAACTCTTCTGTCTTAACTGAGAAAACGATAGATAATTTAATGCTGTTACAAAAAAGCTTTGAATTCGTAAGTGGTCACAGTGGAAGTTTGGATTCATATCGTTTGGACTATATGAATAAAGGAGAGACAGTATTTCGCTTACATGAAGATGGATATTCCGTATTCAATACAGATGGATTAGCTGAATTGAGACAAAAATGGGGATCAGAAGAAGTAATGGAATATGAAAGACCGTTGCTGTCTTTAAATACTAAAGGCATAGAACAGAAGGTTACTCTTCCGTCAGGGCATGTTGTAATAGCATCCCTAGAAAATAATCCAGAGATAAAGAAACAAGTAATTAAGGATATTGGTATTGGATACAAGTTATCACTAGATGGTCAAGTAGTTCGACTACAACCAATTTGGTATGTAAAGCTTGTTGAAGGTGAAACGGGTAAACAGAAAATCTATGAGTGGAGTGAGGGAGGACTAAATGGATTGGGATCGAATTAA
- the walK gene encoding cell wall metabolism sensor histidine kinase WalK has translation MKKVGFFQSIHLKFVLIYMLLILIAMQVIGVYFVRELEKSLVQGFRDSLTQQTNLLSYNLKQEFKKSYTKAETESTDETIKTSIRKFASDQKKVIQEVSVFDSHRKLLAISDESKQNKVNRTSTDIAVQRVLVQKKPEVKIEKDGSTGHRVQVMLTPILDDNGKDALGVIYIVASMEDVYKQMKDINQIFATGTVIALLVTAVLGILLAQTITRPISDMRRQAIEMAKGNYSRKVKVHSHDEIGQLALSFNNLSKKLQQARSSTESERRKLSSVLSHMTDGVIATDRKGDIILLNDPAEKMLNVSRETALDQSVLEVLGIQEEFTLDHLYEEPDSVLLDFSTRNEPYILRASFSVIQKETGKANGLIAVLYDVTEQERIERERREFVANVSHELRTPLTTMRSYLEALTDGAWQDPNIAPQFLTVTQEETERMIRLVNALLQLSKLDSTEHRLMKEWVDFTDFFNNIIDRFEMSKEQNVSFKRSFSKKSRFIDMDTDKITQVLYNIISNALKYSPEGGTVTYRLRDRGDLLEISVSDQGMGIPKENVDKIFERFYRVDKARSRQMGGTGLGLAIAKEMIEAHGGSIWAKSEEGKGTTIYFTLPMAADEEDDWE, from the coding sequence ATGAAGAAAGTTGGTTTTTTTCAATCTATTCATTTGAAATTTGTGCTTATATATATGCTATTAATATTAATAGCGATGCAAGTTATTGGGGTGTATTTCGTAAGGGAATTAGAGAAGAGCCTAGTACAAGGTTTTAGGGATTCTTTAACGCAGCAAACAAACTTATTATCATATAACTTGAAACAAGAGTTTAAAAAAAGTTATACAAAAGCAGAAACAGAGTCAACAGATGAAACAATTAAAACTTCTATTCGAAAATTTGCCTCTGATCAAAAGAAAGTTATACAAGAGGTAAGTGTATTTGATTCGCATAGAAAGTTACTGGCTATTTCAGATGAGTCAAAGCAGAATAAGGTGAATAGAACATCAACTGATATAGCTGTTCAGCGAGTGTTAGTACAAAAAAAGCCAGAAGTGAAAATTGAGAAGGATGGTAGTACAGGCCATCGTGTTCAAGTTATGCTTACTCCGATTCTAGATGATAATGGCAAGGATGCGCTTGGTGTTATATACATCGTTGCATCTATGGAAGATGTATATAAACAAATGAAGGATATAAATCAAATTTTTGCTACGGGAACAGTAATTGCCTTATTAGTAACAGCCGTACTTGGAATTTTATTGGCTCAAACAATTACAAGACCAATTTCAGATATGCGGAGACAAGCAATTGAAATGGCAAAAGGAAATTATTCGAGAAAAGTAAAAGTGCATAGCCATGATGAAATTGGACAACTTGCATTATCCTTCAATAATTTATCAAAAAAATTACAACAAGCTCGTTCTTCTACAGAAAGTGAAAGGCGTAAATTATCATCTGTTTTATCACATATGACAGATGGAGTAATTGCTACTGACCGAAAAGGGGATATTATTTTACTAAACGACCCTGCGGAAAAGATGTTAAATGTTTCTCGTGAAACAGCGCTCGATCAATCTGTTTTAGAGGTATTAGGGATACAGGAAGAATTTACGCTCGATCATTTATATGAAGAGCCAGATTCTGTTTTATTAGATTTTAGTACGAGAAACGAACCATATATTTTACGTGCTAGTTTCTCTGTTATTCAAAAAGAAACAGGGAAAGCAAATGGTTTAATTGCCGTATTATATGATGTAACTGAGCAGGAGCGTATAGAAAGGGAACGCCGCGAGTTTGTGGCAAACGTTTCTCATGAATTAAGAACGCCATTAACAACAATGCGCAGTTACTTAGAAGCACTTACGGACGGTGCGTGGCAAGATCCGAATATCGCACCGCAATTTTTAACAGTTACACAAGAAGAAACAGAAAGAATGATTAGACTTGTAAATGCGTTGTTACAGCTATCTAAACTTGATAGTACAGAGCACCGTTTAATGAAAGAATGGGTTGACTTTACTGATTTCTTTAATAATATTATTGATCGCTTTGAAATGTCTAAAGAGCAAAATGTAAGTTTCAAACGATCTTTCTCTAAGAAATCTAGATTTATTGATATGGATACTGACAAAATTACTCAAGTGCTGTATAACATTATTTCAAACGCATTAAAGTATTCACCAGAAGGTGGAACAGTAACATATCGCTTACGTGATCGTGGTGATTTATTAGAAATTAGCGTAAGTGACCAAGGAATGGGTATTCCAAAAGAAAACGTTGATAAAATCTTTGAACGTTTTTATCGCGTAGATAAAGCTCGCTCAAGGCAAATGGGTGGTACGGGACTTGGATTAGCAATTGCAAAAGAAATGATTGAGGCACATGGTGGCTCTATTTGGGCGAAGAGTGAAGAAGGAAAAGGGACAACTATTTATTTCACATTACCAATGGCAGCGGATGAAGAGGACGATTGGGAATGA
- the walR gene encoding cell wall metabolism DNA-binding response regulator WalR — MMGKKILVVDDEKPIADILKFNLEKEGFEIVMAHDGDEAIEKANEEQPDMVLLDIMLPGKDGLEVCREIRKSSEMPIIMLTAKDSEIDKVLGLELGADDYVTKPFSTRELLARVKANLRRHQQGGAAEKEENTEMVIGPIVINPNAYSVTKREENIELTHREFELLHYLAKHLGQVMTREHLLQTVWGYDYFGDVRTVDVTVRRLREKIEDNPSHPTLIVTRRGVGYYLRDPEQE, encoded by the coding sequence ATGATGGGAAAGAAAATTTTAGTAGTTGATGATGAAAAGCCGATTGCAGATATTTTGAAGTTTAACCTAGAAAAAGAAGGTTTTGAAATAGTAATGGCGCATGATGGTGATGAAGCAATTGAAAAGGCTAATGAAGAACAACCAGATATGGTTTTATTAGATATTATGCTACCAGGTAAAGATGGCTTAGAGGTTTGTCGTGAAATACGTAAAAGTTCAGAAATGCCGATTATTATGCTTACAGCAAAGGACTCTGAGATTGATAAAGTATTAGGGCTTGAGCTTGGGGCAGATGATTATGTAACGAAGCCATTTAGCACGAGAGAATTACTTGCTCGTGTGAAGGCGAATTTACGCCGTCACCAACAAGGTGGTGCTGCAGAAAAAGAAGAAAATACAGAAATGGTTATTGGACCAATTGTTATTAATCCAAATGCATATAGTGTAACGAAGCGCGAGGAAAATATCGAGCTTACACATCGTGAATTTGAGTTGCTACATTATTTAGCGAAACATTTAGGACAAGTTATGACACGCGAACATTTATTACAAACAGTTTGGGGTTATGACTATTTTGGAGATGTGCGCACAGTAGACGTAACAGTACGTCGTTTGCGTGAAAAAATTGAAGATAATCCAAGCCATCCTACTTTAATTGTAACTAGACGTGGAGTAGGGTATTACTTGCGTGACCCAGAGCAGGAATAG
- a CDS encoding adenylosuccinate synthase: MSSVVVVGTQWGDEGKGKITDFLSEHAEVVARYQGGNNAGHTIVFGGVKYKLHLIPSGIFYKEKICVIGNGLVVDPKALLEELKYLHDRGVSTDNLRVSNRAHVILPYHLKQDELEEASKGDNKIGTTKKGIGPAYMDKAARIGIRMADLLDREAFKEKLERNLVEKNRLFEKMYDTEGFSVEEIFEEYFEYGQQIAQYVCDTSVVLNDALDNNHRVLFEGAQGVMLDIDHGTYPFVTSSNPIAGGVTVGTGVGPAKVTRVVGVCKAYTSRVGDGPFPTELNDEIGHQIREVGREYGTTTGRPRRVGWFDSVVVRHARRVSGLTDLSLNSIDVLTDIPTLKICVAYKYNGEVIDEVPANLNILAKCEPVYEELPGWTEDITGVKSLDELPENARKYVERVSELTGIQLSMFSVGPDRNQTNIVRNVYEA; this comes from the coding sequence ATGTCTTCAGTAGTAGTTGTAGGAACACAATGGGGCGACGAAGGAAAAGGTAAAATCACTGATTTTCTTTCTGAGCATGCGGAAGTAGTTGCAAGATATCAAGGTGGAAATAACGCGGGACATACAATTGTTTTCGGCGGAGTTAAATATAAGTTACACTTAATTCCATCTGGTATTTTCTATAAAGAGAAAATTTGTGTAATCGGAAATGGCTTAGTAGTAGATCCGAAAGCATTACTTGAAGAGTTAAAATACTTACACGACCGTGGTGTAAGTACTGATAATTTACGTGTAAGTAACCGTGCACACGTTATTTTACCTTATCACTTAAAACAAGATGAGTTAGAAGAAGCTAGCAAAGGTGATAACAAAATCGGTACAACGAAAAAAGGTATCGGTCCTGCATATATGGATAAAGCTGCTCGTATTGGTATCCGTATGGCTGATCTTTTAGACCGTGAAGCATTTAAAGAGAAGCTCGAGCGCAATTTAGTAGAGAAAAATCGTTTGTTTGAAAAAATGTACGATACAGAAGGTTTCAGCGTAGAAGAAATCTTTGAAGAGTACTTCGAATATGGACAACAAATCGCACAATATGTATGCGACACATCTGTTGTATTAAATGATGCACTAGATAACAATCACCGTGTATTATTTGAAGGTGCACAAGGTGTTATGCTTGATATTGACCACGGTACGTACCCATTCGTTACATCTTCTAACCCGATTGCGGGTGGTGTAACAGTTGGAACTGGAGTTGGCCCTGCGAAAGTTACTCGCGTTGTAGGTGTATGTAAAGCATATACAAGCCGTGTTGGTGACGGTCCATTCCCTACTGAACTTAATGATGAAATTGGTCATCAAATTCGTGAAGTTGGTCGTGAGTACGGAACAACAACTGGTCGTCCACGCCGCGTAGGTTGGTTCGATAGCGTTGTTGTAAGACATGCACGTCGTGTTAGTGGTTTAACGGATCTATCATTAAATTCTATCGACGTTCTAACAGATATTCCAACTCTTAAAATTTGTGTTGCTTACAAATACAATGGCGAAGTTATTGATGAAGTTCCAGCAAACTTAAACATTTTAGCGAAATGTGAGCCTGTATATGAAGAGCTTCCAGGTTGGACAGAAGATATTACTGGTGTAAAATCATTAGACGAGCTTCCTGAAAATGCACGAAAATACGTAGAACGTGTTTCTGAGTTAACAGGAATTCAATTATCTATGTTCTCAGTTGGACCAGATCGTAACCAAACAAATATTGTTCGTAATGTATACGAAGCTTAA
- the dnaB gene encoding replicative DNA helicase: MSDVLADRTPPHNIEAEQAVLGAILIDQDALTSASELLVPDSFYRTKHQKIFEVMLGLSDKGEPIDLVIMTSAMADQGLLEEVGGVSYLAELAEVVPTAANVEYYARIIAEKALLRRLIRTATHIVSDGYEREDDVDGLLNEAEKKILEVSHQTNAKAFQNIKDVLVDAYDKIELLHNQKGEVTGIPTGFTELDKMTAGFQRNDLIIVAARPSVGKTAFSLNIAQNVATKTDENVAIFSLEMGSDQLVMRMLCAEGNIDAQRLRTGSLTSDDWAKLTMAMGSLSNAGIYIDDTPGIKVNEIRAKCRRLKQEQGLGMVLIDYLQLIQGSGKSGENRQQEVSEISRTLKGIARELQVPVIALSQLSRGVESRQDKRPMMSDIRESGSIEQDADIVAFLYREDYYDRETENKNTIEIIIAKQRNGPVGSVELAFVKEFNKFVNLERRFEDGA, translated from the coding sequence ATGAGTGATGTACTTGCTGATCGTACCCCTCCGCATAATATAGAGGCCGAGCAGGCGGTTTTAGGGGCCATATTAATTGATCAAGATGCGTTAACGTCAGCATCGGAGTTATTGGTACCTGATTCATTCTATCGAACGAAACATCAAAAGATTTTTGAGGTCATGCTTGGGTTATCTGATAAAGGAGAACCGATCGACTTAGTAATAATGACATCAGCGATGGCTGATCAAGGATTACTAGAAGAAGTTGGTGGAGTGTCTTATTTAGCAGAGTTAGCAGAAGTTGTTCCAACAGCTGCTAACGTTGAATATTATGCACGTATCATCGCTGAAAAGGCACTTTTACGTCGTTTAATTCGAACAGCGACTCATATTGTCTCGGATGGATATGAGAGAGAAGATGACGTGGACGGCCTTTTAAATGAGGCCGAGAAAAAAATATTAGAAGTATCCCATCAAACAAATGCAAAAGCATTTCAAAATATTAAAGATGTTCTTGTAGATGCTTATGATAAAATTGAACTTTTGCATAATCAAAAAGGTGAAGTTACTGGGATACCAACCGGATTTACTGAATTAGATAAGATGACGGCAGGTTTCCAGCGAAATGATTTAATCATCGTAGCAGCACGTCCGTCAGTGGGGAAAACTGCATTTTCATTAAATATCGCACAAAACGTAGCGACGAAAACGGATGAAAATGTAGCGATTTTTAGTTTGGAGATGGGCTCCGATCAACTTGTTATGCGTATGCTTTGTGCAGAAGGAAATATCGATGCGCAAAGACTTCGTACCGGGTCATTAACTTCTGATGATTGGGCGAAATTAACAATGGCGATGGGTAGTCTTTCAAATGCCGGTATATATATTGATGATACACCGGGAATTAAGGTAAATGAGATTCGAGCAAAATGTCGTAGACTAAAGCAAGAACAAGGTCTTGGCATGGTTTTAATTGACTACTTACAGCTTATTCAAGGAAGTGGGAAATCAGGTGAGAACCGTCAGCAGGAAGTATCTGAGATTTCTCGTACTTTAAAAGGGATTGCACGTGAATTGCAAGTGCCTGTTATTGCCTTATCACAGTTATCTCGTGGTGTAGAATCTCGTCAGGATAAACGCCCGATGATGTCTGATATTCGTGAATCTGGAAGTATTGAGCAGGATGCTGATATTGTAGCTTTCCTATATCGTGAAGATTACTATGACCGTGAAACGGAAAATAAAAATACGATTGAAATTATCATTGCAAAACAACGTAATGGTCCGGTAGGTTCAGTAGAGCTCGCGTTTGTTAAAGAATTTAATAAATTCGTCAATTTAGAACGACGCTTTGAAGATGGGGCATAA
- the rplI gene encoding 50S ribosomal protein L9, whose amino-acid sequence MKVIFLKDVKGKGKKGEVKNVPDGYANNFLLKQGLAAEATNSSMKTLEAQKRKEEKDAAAEVENAKELKETLEKLTVEVKAKSGEGGRLFGSITSKQIVDAMQKSHKIKLDKRKFEMDDAIRALGYTNVTVKLHPQVTATVKVHVSEQ is encoded by the coding sequence ATGAAAGTAATTTTTCTAAAAGACGTAAAAGGTAAAGGTAAAAAAGGAGAAGTAAAAAACGTACCAGATGGCTATGCAAATAACTTCTTACTAAAACAAGGATTGGCTGCTGAAGCAACAAATAGCAGTATGAAAACTTTAGAAGCTCAAAAGCGTAAAGAAGAAAAAGATGCAGCAGCAGAAGTTGAGAATGCAAAAGAGCTGAAAGAAACATTAGAGAAATTAACTGTAGAAGTAAAGGCGAAATCTGGAGAAGGTGGCCGTTTATTCGGTTCTATTACGAGCAAACAAATCGTAGATGCGATGCAAAAATCACATAAAATTAAACTTGATAAACGTAAATTTGAAATGGATGATGCAATTCGTGCATTAGGCTACACAAATGTAACAGTGAAATTGCATCCGCAAGTAACAGCGACAGTAAAAGTTCATGTTAGTGAACAATAA
- a CDS encoding DHH family phosphoesterase: protein MPEFDKKQWFLYPVYVLAFFVFVLISILCYFHLIMGIAAFVIFCIVFFIVIRFELNFQRNFEKHTTDMITRVKKVSNEAFNQMPIGILLYNKDYGIDWANPYLSSCLGQHALAGWHLYDVSETLLLFIKGETSDDIVSLNNRKFRVFVRKEEKLIYFFDVTEQTEIEKMYEDQRTVLAVIYLDNYDEVTQGLDDQLRTNITSLVTSRLNEWALKYGAYLKRASSERFFVVLNESILTQMEKGKFSILDQVREETSKRNIPLTLSVGVGSGDLPLSELGAMAQSGLDLALGRGGDQVAIKQATGKVKFYGGKTNPVEKRTRVRARVISHALKDLVLESSNVIIMGHRAPDMDAIGAAIGILKVAQLNERKGYIVLDENDSDKGIKRLMDKVKQNEELWSHFITPEQAMEFANDESLLVVVDTHKPSMVMQQKLLHKIENVVVIDHHRRGEDFIEDPLLVYMEPYASSTAELVTELLEYQPKNLKMTMLEATALLAGIIVDTKSFTFRTGARTFDAASYLRSHGADTVLVQELLKEDMDQYLRVAKAIKNAYIYKNGIAIAKVDSDDYYDQVLIAQSADTLLTMTGIIASFVVAKRGENLIGISSRSLGEVNVQLIMENLGGGGHLTNAATQMKNVTVDEAEEKLRFVIDDYLQGGTQS, encoded by the coding sequence ATGCCTGAATTTGATAAGAAACAGTGGTTTTTATATCCTGTTTATGTATTGGCATTTTTTGTATTTGTTCTCATTTCAATTCTCTGTTATTTTCATTTAATTATGGGGATAGCTGCTTTTGTCATTTTTTGTATCGTATTCTTTATCGTTATACGATTTGAACTTAATTTTCAAAGGAATTTCGAAAAGCATACGACAGATATGATTACGAGGGTAAAGAAAGTAAGTAACGAAGCATTTAACCAAATGCCGATTGGTATTTTGTTATACAATAAGGATTATGGGATTGATTGGGCAAATCCTTATTTATCTTCATGTCTGGGACAGCATGCATTAGCTGGATGGCACCTTTACGATGTATCAGAAACATTACTTCTTTTCATTAAAGGAGAAACTTCTGATGATATAGTCTCTTTAAATAATCGAAAGTTTCGCGTTTTTGTAAGGAAAGAAGAAAAGTTAATTTATTTCTTTGATGTAACGGAACAAACAGAAATCGAAAAGATGTACGAGGATCAACGAACTGTTTTAGCTGTCATTTATTTGGATAATTATGATGAAGTTACACAAGGATTAGATGATCAATTACGTACGAATATAACAAGTCTTGTGACATCGCGACTAAATGAATGGGCACTTAAGTATGGTGCGTATTTAAAACGTGCATCTTCAGAAAGATTCTTCGTTGTGTTAAATGAAAGTATTCTGACGCAGATGGAGAAAGGGAAATTTAGTATTTTAGATCAGGTGCGTGAGGAAACATCTAAAAGGAATATACCACTTACATTAAGTGTAGGTGTCGGATCAGGTGATTTACCTTTATCAGAGCTTGGGGCAATGGCTCAATCTGGTTTAGACCTTGCGCTTGGGCGTGGGGGAGACCAAGTAGCTATTAAACAAGCGACAGGTAAAGTTAAGTTCTATGGAGGTAAGACAAATCCGGTTGAAAAACGTACCCGTGTACGTGCTAGGGTCATTTCGCATGCGTTAAAGGATTTAGTATTAGAAAGTAGTAATGTCATTATTATGGGGCATAGGGCTCCTGATATGGACGCAATTGGTGCTGCGATTGGTATTTTAAAAGTGGCTCAGCTAAATGAGCGTAAAGGATATATTGTGTTAGATGAAAATGATTCCGATAAAGGAATTAAGCGCTTGATGGACAAAGTGAAACAAAATGAGGAGTTATGGTCTCATTTTATTACTCCAGAGCAAGCGATGGAGTTTGCAAATGATGAGTCGTTGCTTGTTGTTGTCGATACGCATAAACCTTCTATGGTGATGCAGCAAAAACTGTTACATAAAATTGAAAATGTAGTAGTTATTGATCATCATCGCCGTGGAGAAGATTTTATTGAAGATCCATTGCTAGTTTACATGGAACCATATGCTTCTTCAACGGCAGAATTGGTTACAGAATTGCTTGAGTATCAACCGAAAAATTTAAAGATGACAATGTTAGAAGCAACGGCATTGTTAGCGGGTATTATTGTCGACACGAAAAGTTTCACATTCCGGACGGGGGCTCGTACGTTTGATGCTGCTTCTTATTTACGTTCACATGGTGCAGATACTGTACTTGTACAAGAACTTTTAAAGGAAGATATGGATCAGTATTTACGGGTTGCAAAAGCTATAAAAAATGCGTACATTTATAAAAATGGAATTGCGATTGCTAAAGTTGATAGTGATGATTACTACGATCAAGTGCTTATTGCGCAATCAGCTGACACGTTACTAACAATGACAGGAATTATTGCATCATTTGTTGTTGCGAAACGTGGCGAGAATCTCATTGGAATTAGCAGCAGGTCTTTAGGTGAAGTGAATGTGCAGCTAATTATGGAAAACTTAGGTGGTGGCGGGCATTTGACAAATGCAGCCACACAAATGAAAAATGTTACAGTAGATGAAGCTGAGGAGAAGCTTCGATTTGTTATTGATGACTATTTACAGGGAGGCACACAATCATGA